One genomic region from Sphingobacterium sp. UGAL515B_05 encodes:
- a CDS encoding LacI family DNA-binding transcriptional regulator — protein MSRTTLKDIALALNISVSTVSKALSDSYEISEATKKMVQEYAKKHNFHPNKLARSLKIGKSNTIGVIVSNISNTFVSQILDGIQIASQQTVYDVIFMQSREDERIEKNCIDVLRMRGIDGLMISPVSSDSNIEELKALIKSQIPVVIFDRINHQLDTFKVGVNNFQGSYNATKHLIEQGKKNILHITGKNLGVAAERLNGFRSALSDAGIPFDNRHYIECSFNNTTDIDETIREILRKEYLEHKRIDAIFGATDVITTRTLGILAELQIQVPSEVAVIGFSNTQIAASLNPALSTVVQPATEIGELATNKLIATINQTRPIHEFETIELPTQLIIRKSSL, from the coding sequence ATGAGCAGAACTACCCTGAAAGATATAGCGTTGGCACTCAATATTTCTGTTTCGACGGTTTCCAAAGCATTATCAGACAGCTACGAAATAAGTGAAGCGACTAAAAAGATGGTTCAGGAATATGCCAAAAAGCATAATTTCCACCCAAATAAGTTGGCACGGAGCTTAAAAATAGGAAAATCCAATACAATAGGGGTTATTGTATCCAACATTAGCAATACATTCGTTTCACAAATCCTCGATGGAATTCAAATAGCCTCTCAACAGACGGTCTATGACGTTATTTTCATGCAAAGCCGGGAAGACGAACGGATCGAAAAAAATTGTATTGACGTCTTACGCATGCGCGGTATTGATGGCTTAATGATATCTCCGGTTTCCTCCGATTCAAATATTGAAGAGCTAAAAGCATTGATAAAATCGCAGATTCCAGTCGTTATTTTTGACCGTATCAATCACCAGCTCGACACATTCAAGGTTGGTGTCAATAATTTCCAAGGTTCATATAATGCCACAAAGCATCTCATCGAACAAGGCAAAAAGAATATTTTGCATATCACCGGAAAGAACTTAGGTGTGGCAGCCGAACGATTAAATGGCTTCAGATCTGCTTTATCAGATGCGGGGATCCCTTTTGATAATAGACATTATATCGAATGTAGTTTTAATAATACCACCGATATAGACGAAACAATTCGGGAGATTTTGCGCAAAGAATATCTTGAACATAAACGTATAGATGCGATTTTCGGTGCTACGGATGTTATTACAACCCGAACACTGGGTATTTTGGCTGAGCTTCAGATTCAAGTCCCTTCCGAAGTGGCCGTTATTGGTTTTTCAAACACACAGATAGCAGCTTCCTTAAATCCGGCACTATCCACAGTTGTACAACCGGCAACAGAAATTGGGGAACTGGCGACAAATAAATTAATCGCCACCATTAACCAAACAAGACCAATACATGAATTTGAAACGATTGAGCTTCCAACACAGCTCATCATTCGCAAATCTTCCTTATAA
- the uxuA gene encoding mannonate dehydratase, with product MRKLEQTWRWYGPNDPVSLQDIKQAGATGIVTALHHIPHGEVWPLADIQERKRIIEDAGLTWSVVESVTVHEEIKTKGARVDEYLQKYKETLTNLAQCGIKTICYNFMPVLDWTRTQLDLTMADGSKALYFDWIDLALFDIFILKRDEAQTAYPEDVVKRATLRFDEISEQQKEELANVVLMGIPGEKNVELDALKASIDTYKHIGKDGLRNNLVYFLQGIAATCEENGICMTIHPDDPPYPILGLPRIASNGADFDYFLNAVPQRFNGVCFCTGSLGASQTNDLPAILENIKGRVNFVHLRNVKKDAIGSFYEADHLDGDVNMYKIMKILVAENQLRSTAIPFRPDHGHQMLDDLNKVTNPGYSAIGRLRGLAELRGLEYGIVGE from the coding sequence ATGAGAAAATTAGAACAAACCTGGCGTTGGTATGGTCCCAATGACCCGGTATCTTTACAAGATATCAAACAGGCTGGAGCTACTGGTATTGTAACGGCATTACATCATATTCCACACGGTGAGGTATGGCCATTGGCCGATATTCAAGAAAGAAAACGCATTATAGAAGATGCCGGTCTTACCTGGTCTGTTGTGGAAAGTGTGACAGTACACGAGGAGATTAAGACAAAAGGTGCTAGAGTCGATGAATACCTCCAGAAATATAAGGAGACTTTAACCAATCTTGCACAATGCGGCATCAAAACAATTTGTTATAATTTTATGCCGGTGCTGGACTGGACGCGTACACAATTGGATTTAACCATGGCGGATGGTTCAAAAGCATTGTATTTTGACTGGATTGATCTGGCACTTTTTGATATTTTTATTTTGAAACGTGATGAGGCACAGACAGCATATCCAGAGGATGTTGTTAAACGTGCGACTTTACGATTTGATGAAATTTCCGAACAGCAAAAAGAAGAATTGGCAAATGTTGTCTTAATGGGGATCCCCGGAGAGAAAAATGTGGAATTGGATGCGTTAAAGGCGAGCATTGATACCTATAAACATATTGGGAAAGATGGTTTACGCAACAATTTGGTTTATTTCCTTCAGGGAATTGCGGCAACTTGTGAGGAGAACGGTATATGTATGACCATTCATCCCGATGATCCACCGTATCCTATTTTAGGTTTGCCCCGCATTGCCAGTAATGGTGCAGATTTCGATTATTTTTTGAATGCGGTTCCACAACGATTTAATGGTGTCTGCTTTTGTACAGGATCTTTGGGGGCCAGTCAGACAAACGATCTGCCGGCTATCTTAGAAAATATTAAAGGACGGGTAAACTTTGTTCACTTACGGAATGTGAAGAAAGATGCGATCGGAAGCTTTTATGAGGCAGACCATTTGGATGGGGATGTCAATATGTATAAAATCATGAAAATCCTGGTTGCTGAAAATCAATTGAGATCTACAGCGATCCCATTCAGACCAGATCACGGCCATCAGATGCTGGATGATCTAAATAAAGTAACAAATCCAGGGTATTCTGCCATTGGAAGATTGAGAGGGCTTGCGGAATTGCGGGGCCTAGAGTATGGTATTGTTGGTGAATGA
- a CDS encoding SDR family oxidoreductase: protein MHNNPFSLKDKVVVITGGTGILGEAFVEALAEAEAKVAILGRNGQIGAERVQQVESLGGEAIFVEVDIMNEQDVTRAKDEVLQKWGRIDALVNAVGGNIPGATIGADQDLFASNIQDTIKAIELNLYGTMIPTHIIGRVIAESGKGVIINISSLTASRPFTRVLGYTVAKHGIDGYTKWMATELAQRYGDQVRVNAIAPGVFLTKQNKNLLINPDGTYSDRTKRILNGTPYNRLGDPRELKGTLIYLLSDASAFVTGETVFVDGGFNAWCGV from the coding sequence ATGCATAATAATCCATTTTCATTAAAAGATAAGGTAGTTGTAATTACGGGAGGTACAGGGATTTTAGGCGAAGCATTTGTTGAGGCTTTGGCCGAGGCAGAAGCGAAAGTCGCGATACTTGGACGTAATGGACAAATCGGAGCAGAGCGTGTCCAGCAGGTAGAGTCCCTTGGTGGCGAAGCGATATTTGTTGAAGTTGACATCATGAACGAACAGGATGTCACTCGGGCGAAAGATGAAGTTTTGCAAAAGTGGGGTAGGATAGACGCTTTAGTAAATGCCGTTGGAGGCAACATTCCGGGTGCAACAATTGGTGCCGATCAAGATTTATTTGCGAGCAATATTCAGGATACCATTAAAGCAATAGAGCTTAATTTGTATGGTACAATGATTCCTACGCATATTATTGGTCGTGTGATTGCTGAAAGCGGAAAAGGTGTCATCATCAATATATCTTCCCTTACAGCCAGTCGTCCGTTTACACGTGTTTTGGGCTATACCGTTGCAAAACACGGTATCGATGGGTATACAAAATGGATGGCCACCGAACTCGCTCAGCGTTATGGTGACCAAGTTCGTGTCAATGCAATCGCTCCCGGTGTATTCTTAACCAAACAAAACAAAAACTTATTGATCAATCCAGACGGTACGTATAGCGACCGTACCAAACGTATTCTTAACGGAACTCCCTATAACCGATTGGGCGACCCCCGTGAGTTAAAAGGAACTTTAATCTACCTATTGAGCGATGCATCGGCCTTTGTGACAGGGGAGACGGTTTTTGTCGATGGTGGTTTTAATGCATGGTGTGGCGTTTAA
- the ccoS gene encoding cbb3-type cytochrome oxidase assembly protein CcoS, translating into MEIMYILIGCSVLLALVFLCAFFWANKTGQHNDTYTPSIRILFDDETTEGEDKEGDVTKTLS; encoded by the coding sequence ATGGAAATAATGTATATTTTGATCGGTTGTAGTGTTTTGTTGGCTTTGGTTTTCCTATGTGCTTTTTTCTGGGCAAATAAAACCGGTCAGCATAACGATACCTATACACCTTCTATACGGATTCTGTTTGATGATGAAACGACAGAAGGGGAGGATAAAGAAGGCGACGTAACTAAAACGTTATCGTAA
- a CDS encoding heavy metal translocating P-type ATPase, translating to MAELRDEIQLAEKCFHCGDKIEETGYQLDHHDFCCLGCQTVYQVLNDSGMQQYYRYNQHPGKSNKSKQEDFSYLDEPQIAGKLVDYKDDMMTIITFYIPAIHCSSCIWLLENLYKLNPNVLQSRVDFMKKQASITFNHNELPLKDLVYLLVNIGYDPKITLQDVVKEGNRNNLNPLVAKIAVAGFCFGNSMLFSFPDYFGMGSFEKEYANFFGYINLAFGLPVLLYCASDYFKSAYWSLKQKRLNLDVPLALGILVLFLRSAFEVITQTGAGFTDTLCSLVFFILIGKWVQQRTYYHISFERDYRSYFPVAVTVLTESGDKPVQLADVHIGDRILVRNNEIIPADAMLLKGDAAIDFSFVTGESSPVSKTLGEIIYAGGRQTGEAIELEVVKPISQSYLTKLWNNENYKDYDKHFQTFVNFISKYFTVVLLVVALLAALFWAVDGSASRAWGAFTAVLIIACPCALALSSPFTLSAALSIFDRNKFYVKNTAAIEQMATIDTLVFDKTGTISSPKATSIYFEGSLSTADKKLLNAVCRNSSHPLSREIVKWLNVSSAISIQDFKEFPGKGMQANVSGKEIKIGSANFLNIGNIKTDGSVVFIRIGEELKGYFTMEQSWRDGLSALIEDFKVGYDLHLISGDNDRRLDALQLIFPSNASLLFNQSPMEKLATIQNFQVAGKHVCMIGDGLNDAGALRKADLGIAVSDDINNFSPGCDAILDGESFSKMPDFFAFSKDAVKVIHMSFGISLLYNVIGLSFAVQGIMSPLFAAILMPISTVTIISFTSLMTRWYAKRRKL from the coding sequence ATGGCAGAGCTAAGGGATGAAATACAACTTGCAGAAAAATGTTTCCATTGCGGCGATAAAATTGAGGAAACGGGCTATCAGCTTGATCATCATGATTTTTGCTGTCTGGGGTGTCAGACCGTTTACCAAGTACTGAACGATAGTGGTATGCAGCAATATTATCGCTATAATCAGCACCCGGGTAAATCAAATAAATCCAAGCAAGAAGATTTTTCCTATCTGGATGAACCACAGATTGCCGGTAAATTAGTGGATTATAAAGATGATATGATGACCATCATCACCTTTTATATTCCGGCTATTCACTGTAGCTCTTGTATCTGGTTGCTGGAAAATTTATATAAACTCAATCCCAATGTACTGCAGTCGCGCGTGGACTTTATGAAGAAACAGGCGAGCATTACATTCAATCACAATGAGCTGCCATTGAAAGACCTGGTTTATCTTTTGGTCAATATCGGTTATGACCCTAAAATCACCTTGCAGGATGTTGTAAAGGAAGGGAATAGAAATAATCTAAATCCTTTGGTAGCAAAAATTGCTGTTGCCGGTTTCTGTTTTGGAAATTCTATGTTATTCAGTTTCCCTGATTATTTTGGAATGGGGAGTTTTGAAAAGGAATATGCCAATTTCTTTGGTTATATAAACCTTGCCTTTGGTCTCCCTGTTTTATTGTATTGTGCGTCGGATTATTTCAAATCGGCCTATTGGAGTCTGAAACAAAAGCGGTTGAATCTGGATGTGCCATTAGCTCTGGGAATCCTCGTGTTATTTTTGCGTTCGGCGTTTGAGGTGATCACACAGACAGGCGCTGGTTTTACGGATACACTCTGTAGTCTTGTGTTTTTTATATTGATCGGAAAATGGGTACAACAACGTACCTATTATCATATCTCATTTGAACGGGATTACCGGAGTTATTTTCCGGTGGCTGTAACAGTATTGACTGAATCGGGGGATAAACCTGTACAATTAGCTGACGTTCATATAGGCGACCGTATCTTGGTTCGCAACAATGAAATTATACCGGCCGATGCCATGCTTTTAAAAGGTGATGCTGCGATAGATTTTAGTTTTGTAACCGGAGAATCAAGTCCGGTCAGTAAGACCTTGGGCGAAATTATCTATGCCGGCGGACGCCAGACGGGGGAAGCGATAGAACTTGAAGTGGTCAAACCGATTTCACAGTCCTATTTGACCAAATTATGGAATAATGAGAACTATAAAGATTATGACAAACATTTTCAGACTTTTGTCAACTTTATAAGTAAATATTTTACTGTTGTTTTATTGGTTGTTGCACTTTTGGCTGCCTTATTTTGGGCTGTTGATGGGAGTGCAAGTAGGGCTTGGGGAGCTTTTACGGCGGTATTGATTATCGCATGTCCATGTGCGTTGGCGTTGAGCTCTCCATTTACCCTTTCTGCAGCGCTAAGTATTTTTGATCGAAATAAGTTTTATGTGAAAAATACGGCCGCTATTGAGCAAATGGCTACGATTGATACCCTCGTATTCGATAAAACCGGTACAATATCATCGCCTAAAGCAACCTCAATTTATTTTGAAGGTAGCCTCTCGACAGCCGACAAAAAGCTACTGAATGCGGTATGTAGAAACTCTAGCCATCCATTGAGCCGTGAAATTGTTAAGTGGCTGAATGTTTCTTCTGCTATTTCGATACAGGATTTCAAGGAATTTCCGGGAAAGGGGATGCAGGCTAATGTCAGTGGCAAGGAAATTAAAATCGGTAGTGCTAATTTTTTGAATATCGGTAACATTAAAACAGACGGGTCTGTGGTTTTTATTCGTATAGGTGAAGAGCTAAAAGGATATTTTACCATGGAGCAATCCTGGCGCGATGGTCTTTCGGCTTTGATTGAAGATTTTAAAGTCGGATACGACCTTCATTTAATCTCAGGGGATAACGATAGACGTCTGGATGCACTACAGTTAATTTTTCCCTCGAATGCAAGCTTGCTTTTTAATCAATCTCCAATGGAAAAACTGGCAACTATTCAAAATTTTCAGGTAGCAGGAAAGCATGTCTGTATGATTGGTGATGGCCTTAATGATGCGGGGGCATTGCGTAAAGCAGATCTGGGCATCGCCGTAAGTGATGATATCAATAACTTCTCTCCCGGCTGTGATGCGATACTGGATGGGGAGTCATTTTCGAAAATGCCGGATTTCTTTGCTTTTAGCAAAGATGCGGTGAAAGTAATACATATGAGCTTTGGTATATCTCTTTTATATAATGTAATTGGGTTGAGCTTTGCCGTGCAAGGTATTATGTCGCCATTATTTGCCGCGATTCTAATGCCAATAAGTACGGTAACGATCATCTCCTTTACAAGTCTCATGACGAGATGGTATGCCAAACGCCGTAAACTCTAG
- the hemN gene encoding oxygen-independent coproporphyrinogen III oxidase, whose translation MITSQVTMEELVQKYNVAAPRYTSYPTVPFWDNEAFYRAAWTNQVYQTFQQSKEKGISLYIHLPFCESLCTYCGCNTRITKNHHVEEPYIAALLKEWEMYVALFKGERPLLAEIHLGGGTPTFFHPDNLKVLIEGILKHADLAPDRSFSFEAHPANTTVTHLETLFDLGFRRLSLGIQDFDPLVQFVINRHQTSAEVKEVMLNARKIGFESINFDLIYGLPKQTLATVEDTIQKAMLLGPDRISFYSYAHVPWIKPGQRHYTEADLPHGAAKLALYNLGKKMILAHGYEDVGMDHFAKREDELFVAFQQERLHRNFMGYADRFSPLLIGIGVSSISDAWGAFAQNVKTVEEYHKLIDAGVLPVVKGHILNEEDLLVRRYILDMMCKGKVQLPTGAPLNEQIIDELSELVTDGLVSITGDLIQCTAIGRSFLRNICMAFDQRLLRSKAQNQLFSQAI comes from the coding sequence ATGATTACATCGCAGGTTACAATGGAAGAATTGGTGCAAAAATATAATGTTGCCGCACCGCGCTATACAAGCTATCCTACTGTTCCCTTTTGGGATAATGAAGCATTTTACCGGGCAGCTTGGACTAATCAAGTCTACCAAACTTTCCAGCAGTCGAAAGAAAAAGGTATCAGCTTATATATACACCTTCCTTTTTGTGAAAGCCTATGTACGTATTGTGGTTGCAATACGCGCATTACAAAAAACCATCACGTTGAAGAACCTTATATTGCCGCTCTTTTGAAAGAATGGGAAATGTATGTCGCTTTATTTAAGGGAGAAAGACCCTTATTGGCGGAAATACATTTGGGTGGTGGTACTCCGACCTTTTTCCATCCGGATAATTTGAAGGTACTGATTGAGGGGATCCTTAAACACGCAGACCTGGCTCCTGATCGTTCATTCTCTTTTGAAGCTCACCCTGCTAATACAACCGTCACACATTTAGAAACCTTATTTGACTTGGGGTTTCGGCGCTTGAGCCTGGGAATACAGGATTTTGATCCACTTGTGCAGTTTGTGATCAACCGACATCAAACATCGGCGGAAGTGAAAGAAGTGATGCTGAATGCGCGGAAAATTGGATTTGAATCGATCAACTTCGATTTGATCTATGGATTACCTAAGCAGACATTGGCTACGGTGGAAGATACGATCCAAAAAGCGATGCTGCTCGGTCCAGACCGGATCTCTTTCTATAGCTATGCCCACGTGCCTTGGATAAAACCCGGTCAACGGCATTATACTGAAGCAGATCTACCTCATGGCGCAGCCAAACTCGCCTTATATAACCTTGGGAAAAAAATGATTTTGGCCCATGGCTATGAAGATGTCGGTATGGATCATTTTGCGAAAAGAGAGGACGAATTATTTGTGGCTTTCCAACAAGAAAGATTACATCGCAATTTTATGGGCTATGCCGATCGATTTAGTCCCTTGTTAATCGGTATCGGAGTTTCTTCGATCAGCGATGCCTGGGGGGCTTTTGCTCAAAATGTGAAGACCGTGGAAGAATACCATAAACTCATTGATGCTGGGGTATTGCCCGTTGTAAAAGGACATATACTCAACGAGGAGGATCTTCTTGTAAGGCGTTATATCCTCGATATGATGTGTAAAGGTAAAGTGCAGTTGCCGACAGGTGCGCCGTTGAATGAGCAGATTATCGACGAATTGTCTGAACTTGTTACAGATGGTTTAGTCTCCATAACCGGCGACCTAATTCAATGTACTGCTATTGGACGCTCTTTTTTAAGAAATATCTGTATGGCCTTTGATCAGCGATTATTACGTTCAAAAGCACAAAATCAATTATTTAGTCAGGCAATTTAG
- a CDS encoding lactate dehydrogenase, with product MKVVVYNVRSFEKEFWALANAKQHDLTLISNGLNAETQNYARGKDAVVISVSDMLDESMLLNLKGLGINKIMTRSKDTAHIDLVKAGDLNIQIANAPFEDQSPKGLAEQTVRNLNLWGLEKCVGKACCCLNDCAKKIK from the coding sequence ATGAAAGTAGTAGTATATAATGTAAGGTCATTTGAAAAAGAGTTTTGGGCATTGGCAAATGCCAAACAACATGATTTGACTTTGATTTCAAATGGATTAAATGCGGAGACACAGAATTACGCGCGTGGAAAAGATGCGGTAGTTATTTCCGTGAGCGATATGTTGGACGAGAGCATGCTACTTAATTTAAAAGGGTTAGGGATCAATAAGATTATGACCCGCAGTAAGGATACTGCTCATATCGATCTGGTAAAGGCTGGAGATCTGAATATTCAGATTGCCAATGCGCCATTTGAAGATCAGAGTCCAAAAGGACTGGCAGAGCAGACCGTCCGGAATCTCAACTTATGGGGATTAGAAAAATGTGTGGGTAAAGCTTGTTGTTGTCTAAACGACTGTGCTAAAAAAATAAAATAA
- a CDS encoding response regulator: protein MRNKKTILIIEDNIDIREGTTEILELTGRYDVITAENGRVGVDLATRHIPDLILCDIMMPELDGYGVLFMLSKIESTAKIPFIFLTAKAERADMRKAMEMGADDYLTKPFDDVELMNAIDVRLKRHEQLAADIPQEEDLSLSAEEQVLLLKELIANSRVKTVKKKQSIYEKDDSPTYVYFVKSGQVRSFKSYKDGRELSTGIFIKGNYFGYASILLNDNYEDYAEAVEQSEIVLIPKDGFLELLWKKPAIASKFIKLLSVDLREKEEQLLGFAYHSVRKRVANALISVAEKSGVNINEADACSIDVTRDGLASIAGTANETVSRMLSDFKEEKLISKEKGKIYINSIKNLRDVKQ from the coding sequence ATGAGAAATAAAAAGACAATTCTAATTATTGAAGATAATATCGATATCCGAGAAGGAACTACCGAAATATTGGAGTTGACAGGAAGGTATGATGTCATTACAGCCGAAAATGGCCGCGTTGGCGTCGACCTGGCGACAAGACACATTCCTGATTTGATTCTCTGTGATATCATGATGCCTGAATTGGATGGTTACGGGGTCTTATTTATGTTGAGCAAAATTGAGAGTACAGCCAAAATTCCGTTCATTTTTCTGACTGCCAAAGCGGAACGCGCAGACATGCGTAAAGCAATGGAAATGGGAGCGGATGATTATTTGACGAAACCTTTTGATGATGTCGAGTTGATGAATGCAATAGATGTTCGTCTCAAAAGACATGAACAGCTGGCTGCAGATATTCCTCAGGAAGAAGATTTGAGTTTGAGCGCAGAAGAGCAGGTATTGTTGCTAAAAGAGCTAATTGCCAACTCACGTGTGAAAACAGTGAAGAAAAAACAGTCCATTTATGAAAAAGATGATTCGCCAACGTACGTCTATTTTGTAAAATCTGGTCAGGTACGCAGCTTTAAGTCCTATAAAGATGGACGTGAGCTGTCTACAGGGATTTTTATTAAAGGAAATTACTTTGGTTATGCCTCGATTTTGCTGAATGATAATTATGAAGACTACGCCGAAGCTGTTGAACAAAGTGAAATTGTGTTGATTCCAAAGGATGGTTTTTTGGAACTGTTATGGAAAAAGCCTGCAATAGCCAGTAAATTTATAAAGCTCCTTTCTGTCGATTTACGGGAAAAAGAAGAGCAATTGCTGGGTTTTGCCTATCATTCTGTCCGCAAGCGTGTCGCCAATGCGTTGATTAGCGTTGCTGAAAAAAGTGGAGTCAATATCAATGAGGCTGATGCATGCTCAATTGATGTGACACGAGACGGCCTGGCTTCAATTGCAGGTACAGCCAATGAAACTGTTTCCCGTATGCTCTCCGACTTTAAAGAAGAAAAACTGATTTCGAAAGAAAAAGGAAAAATATACATCAATTCTATCAAGAACCTGCGGGATGTGAAGCAGTAG
- a CDS encoding PAS domain-containing sensor histidine kinase — protein MDGGRLLAAIIDHAIDGIITIDNRGNVESINPAALELFGYQAEEVIGHNISMLMPEPDRGNHDGYLHNYQTTGHKKIIGIGREVMGLKKNGETFPFRLAVSEVWLKDKNIFTGFIHDLSREKAAEDMLKQHATELEHKVSERTRDLISLVSELEKAKAEVSKSLEKEIELNQLKSRFVSMASHEFRTPLSSVQLSASLIEKYSERPDDKANILKHTNKIKSAVQLLTSILNDFLSLEKLEAGIVVMNKQYINLVELAEEITEEMQLICKKNQHIVYQHTGEIGHFTLDPNLLKNALVNLISNAIKYSGEDTLIEFTTCIDEEGCLISVKDNGIGIPEEDQVHLFEPFFRAHNTGNIPGTGLGLNIVKRYIELMAGQMEFESEVHKGTSFRVSFK, from the coding sequence ATGGACGGTGGAAGGCTTTTAGCTGCTATAATAGATCACGCTATTGATGGAATAATTACTATAGACAACAGGGGGAATGTGGAAAGCATTAACCCTGCTGCCTTGGAATTGTTCGGTTATCAGGCTGAGGAAGTGATCGGACACAATATCTCCATGTTAATGCCTGAACCTGATCGTGGCAACCACGATGGTTATCTACATAATTACCAAACCACAGGTCATAAGAAAATTATCGGAATCGGCCGTGAAGTGATGGGCTTAAAGAAAAATGGAGAAACATTTCCATTCCGCTTGGCAGTCAGTGAAGTTTGGTTAAAAGATAAGAATATCTTTACCGGCTTTATTCACGATTTATCGCGTGAGAAAGCTGCCGAGGATATGCTCAAGCAACATGCAACCGAACTTGAACATAAAGTCAGTGAGCGTACACGCGACCTGATCTCGCTGGTATCTGAACTTGAAAAAGCTAAAGCAGAAGTCTCAAAGTCTTTGGAAAAAGAAATTGAACTTAACCAGCTGAAATCACGGTTTGTGTCCATGGCCTCGCATGAGTTCCGGACACCTTTAAGCTCGGTTCAGCTTTCGGCTTCTCTGATTGAAAAGTATTCCGAACGACCGGATGATAAGGCTAATATCCTTAAACACACCAATAAAATTAAAAGTGCAGTTCAATTGCTCACAAGTATCCTGAACGACTTTCTGTCACTTGAAAAATTGGAAGCGGGTATTGTTGTGATGAATAAGCAATACATCAATCTCGTTGAGTTGGCAGAAGAGATCACCGAAGAAATGCAATTGATCTGTAAGAAAAATCAGCATATTGTATACCAACACACCGGAGAAATCGGGCATTTCACCTTAGATCCAAATTTGTTGAAAAATGCTTTGGTCAACTTAATCTCCAACGCGATCAAATATTCCGGGGAAGATACCTTGATCGAATTCACAACCTGTATCGATGAAGAAGGCTGCTTAATATCCGTGAAAGACAATGGTATTGGTATACCCGAAGAAGATCAGGTACATTTGTTTGAGCCTTTTTTTAGAGCACATAATACTGGTAATATCCCTGGTACAGGATTGGGTTTGAATATTGTAAAACGATACATTGAATTGATGGCGGGGCAGATGGAATTTGAATCGGAAGTACATAAAGGAACTTCATTCAGAGTAAGCTTTAAATAA